The genome window CGAAACCTGTTATTACATTTACCGAACTCGCTACTGCAGGCAAGAGCCTGAACCTATTTAGCGCGGGCTCTGGTGATGTAGACGTGCAGGAAGCAGATGATTGTAAGATTGTATTTAACCTTGCTTTTCAGTATGGCAACTTTACATTCAATTCAGATGTCAATGGAAGCAATTATGTGAAAATGGAAAAGACCAAAGACTCTTATGTTTTTCATAAGGTGAAAAGGTCTATGGATTGGGAAAAATCAATTCTCGTAGAACTCAGAGATCTTGGCCTTGAGCTGAAAAACGGCAAGCTTATGCTTGAAAGGTTTGAAGCTTTTGCGTGGATGAATCGCTATAGAGATGAACTGGTAGCTAAAAACTTTGTTGTTCGACAGAATGTAAAAGATAACAAGAGGTATTTTGTTGGTGAAACCTCTATCAACTTAGAAGTTAAAGAAAACCAGGACTGGTTTGATATACATGTTACAGTAAAATTCGGTGATTTTGAAATTCCTTTCTTAAAACTTCGTAGTTACATTCTTAGAAAGAAGAAGGAGTTTGCTCTTCCTAACGGAGAAATAGCTGTCATTCCTGAAGAATGGTTTACGCAGTATGCAGAGCTGTTCGCCTTCATGGAAGATCCGAGTGATGAGAATGATCTTAAGCTGAAGAAGCACCATCTTGCACTTGTACAGGAACTGCATAGTGGGAACCTGGCGAAGGTTACAATCAGTCAGAAGCTTGAAAAGCTTAAGGAGTTTGAAGAGATAGAAGACCATCCGATTCCTGAAGGGTTCCTTGGTGAACTAAGACCTTATCAGAAGGCAGGTTACAACTGGATGCAATTCCTTTATAAGTATAAGTTCGGTGGCTGTCTTGCTGATGACATGGGTCTTGGAAAGACAGTGCAAACGCTAGCTTTTCTTCAATCATTAAAGGAAAATGGTGCGACAAGCGCAACGCTGCTTATAATGCCGACATCCTTGTTATATAACTGGGAAATGGAAGCACGTAAGTTTACTCCTTCCTTGAGAATATTGAACTATACAGGAACAGGAAGAGATAAGAATGTTGAGCAGTTTGAATCTTATGATCTTGTTCTTTCTTCATACGGAACAGTTAGGATAGATATAGAGCATCTGAAGAATTACTATTTCAACTATATTATTCTCGACGAATCGCAGGCCATCAAAAACCCTGACAGCAATATTGCCAAAGCCGTTCGTGACCTCAAGTCTACTCACAGACTGATTCTTACCGGTACTCCTATTGAAAACAGTACTATGGATCTCTGGTCTCAGATTACCTTTGCCAATCCTGGTTTATTGGGAAGTCAGTCTTTCTTCAGAAATGAATTCCTGAATCCGATTGAGAAGAAAAGAGATGATGTAAAGATCAAAAGACTATACTCTATTATCAAGCCATTTATCCTTAGAAGACAAAAGTCTCAGGTAGCAAAAGACCTTCCAGAAAAAATCGAGAATGTTAAGTTCTGCCGCATGACCGCTTCTCAGGAGGCGGAATATGAAAAGGTAAAATCAAGCTACAGGAACATGATCCTGGAGTCTATTGAAGAGAAGGGTGTTGGAAATTCTCAATTCCTCCTGCTTCAAGGTCTTACCAAATTAAGGCAGCTTGCCAACCATCCTTTAATGGTTGATGAGAACTACGAAGGAGATTCAGGCAAGATGGAGGATGTCCTTTACATGCTTGAAAATGCCATTAGCAAGAATCACAAAATACTTATATTTAGTCAGTTCGTAAAGCACCTTAGCATACTTAGAAAGTATCTTGATGAAAAGAAAGTCACGTATGCTTATCTTGATGGTTCTACCAAAGATAGAAAGGCGCAGGTTGACTACTTCCAGGATAATGAAGAGGTGCGGGTATTTTTGATAAGTCTGAAAGCTGGTGGTGTTGGTCTTAACCTTACTGCTGCTGATTATGTCTTCATCCTCGATCCATGGTGGAATCCGGCAATTGAGGCGCAGGCAGTAGACAGAGCTTACAGAATAGGTCAAAAGAATAAAGTATTTACCTATAAGTTTATTTCTCAGAATACTGTAGAAGAAAAAATATTGAACCTTCAGAAGAATAAGTTAAAGCTTGCAGAAGAGCTTATCACAACAGAAGAAAGCTTTGTGAAGAACCTGTCCAGAGAAGATATACAATCGATTTTTGATTAGTAGAAGTTAAAGTTTAAAGCACAAAGCGAAAAGCACAAAGTTTGATTCCACCTGGAGATGTCATGCTGGCATTTCCCTGTCGATAAGGTAGGCTTTAAAACTTTCCGCCTTCCGCTTTAAGCTTTCCGCTTACAAAGATATATCAGCTCATTTTCTCCCAGCCCATATTTTGCAGCTGCTAAATTCCCCACTTCTTTGGCCAGGTCAATTATCGCTACTTCAAAACCACCATTTTTAAGCCTTTCAGGGAAGTCTTTTCCGTGTTTCCTGAAGATCTCCTGGTTCTCGGCATTCTGCATTCCAGAAGCCTCAAAAGTGGCTGAAAGATCCTCATAGATTTTTGTCATAATGATAACAGATCCATCAGGCTTTACTACTCTTCTTAACTCAGATAACGCTTTAAATTCATCAGGAACATGCCCCAATACGTGGCTGCAGATTATGACGTCAAAATGATTGTCCGGAAAGCCAATTGATTGTATGTCCACTTGTTGCATGGCAAGCTCAGGATTGATATCTCCTGAGATATAGGTGAGGTTTTTCCTTTTGCGGAATATTTGTTCCAGTTTGTATTCCGGAGCAAAATGAAGTACACTTAGTTTATCATAAATAAAATTTGTTCTATCTCTCAAATAAAGATATAAAACCCTGTTGCGTTCAAGGGTGTTGCAGGATGGGCACACAGCATTTTGTCTTTTTACATTTCCGTGCGGAAGAAACTTTGTAAAATTTTTATTGCAGCAAACGCATGTTACTTTCGATCCTGAATAAAAGAAACCTCTTATAAAGAATTTTGTATGATGAAGTTTTATCCTGGTTTTTTCGGAAAGGATAGTTTTGTAAATTTTCTTAATTATTTGCAGCATTGGGCAAGGGCAAAAATTGAATCGTTAAGTTAAAGGATATTTATCAAAAACGAAGCATAGTGAATTGTCATGCCCAAATTTTAGCAATAGAAATTGTCAATTTAGATTTCTAAGAATATCAGTTATAATTGGTGCTGCCACTTCAGATACAAAATGCTCGGTAAAGTAGCAAGAACTATTTCGAGAGGAATTTCTATATAAATACTTTGAAGGGTAGATCTTGTATGGCTTACCTTGAAGGTTTTTTTTCAAAGGGGTAGCATCGTATTGCTGATGTTTATAAGCAGAACCTTCATAGCTGATTTTCCTTGAGTATAAAAAATCATATTGGTTTTTTATAAAATAATTATCGTAAATGCCTGAGCTTTGAGATTGTGCATAGCCAGCAAAAAATAAGCTTATAAAAATAACAGTTACAATTTTCTTCATTTTAGTAATAGTGAAATGCTTTTCTATAAAATAT of Sporocytophaga myxococcoides DSM 11118 contains these proteins:
- a CDS encoding DEAD/DEAH box helicase encodes the protein MKVSTAEPFQIIYSLFEHEYLGYLFESYVVQLDANGRLTFKHQNISSKNAEEFSAGLNEIDFKLIHLTDSIQQDAILKKFYNKKVTPAEFFLKVYNKDKGDALLQEAIGDYIEHRKAEILDLLHDKMVFEMGNDGESTWKRIHLAPEKASVLFHFMRNEDNTHYFPTIKYEGEKVEFQYKNAIIICNSPAWLLVGDKVYSFKKDVDGNKLKPFLNKKFIVVPRKMEDTYYEKFVTPLIATFDVHAKGFQIFAEDYEPKPVITFTELATAGKSLNLFSAGSGDVDVQEADDCKIVFNLAFQYGNFTFNSDVNGSNYVKMEKTKDSYVFHKVKRSMDWEKSILVELRDLGLELKNGKLMLERFEAFAWMNRYRDELVAKNFVVRQNVKDNKRYFVGETSINLEVKENQDWFDIHVTVKFGDFEIPFLKLRSYILRKKKEFALPNGEIAVIPEEWFTQYAELFAFMEDPSDENDLKLKKHHLALVQELHSGNLAKVTISQKLEKLKEFEEIEDHPIPEGFLGELRPYQKAGYNWMQFLYKYKFGGCLADDMGLGKTVQTLAFLQSLKENGATSATLLIMPTSLLYNWEMEARKFTPSLRILNYTGTGRDKNVEQFESYDLVLSSYGTVRIDIEHLKNYYFNYIILDESQAIKNPDSNIAKAVRDLKSTHRLILTGTPIENSTMDLWSQITFANPGLLGSQSFFRNEFLNPIEKKRDDVKIKRLYSIIKPFILRRQKSQVAKDLPEKIENVKFCRMTASQEAEYEKVKSSYRNMILESIEEKGVGNSQFLLLQGLTKLRQLANHPLMVDENYEGDSGKMEDVLYMLENAISKNHKILIFSQFVKHLSILRKYLDEKKVTYAYLDGSTKDRKAQVDYFQDNEEVRVFLISLKAGGVGLNLTAADYVFILDPWWNPAIEAQAVDRAYRIGQKNKVFTYKFISQNTVEEKILNLQKNKLKLAEELITTEESFVKNLSREDIQSIFD
- a CDS encoding class I SAM-dependent methyltransferase is translated as MLQIIKKIYKTILSEKTRIKLHHTKFFIRGFFYSGSKVTCVCCNKNFTKFLPHGNVKRQNAVCPSCNTLERNRVLYLYLRDRTNFIYDKLSVLHFAPEYKLEQIFRKRKNLTYISGDINPELAMQQVDIQSIGFPDNHFDVIICSHVLGHVPDEFKALSELRRVVKPDGSVIIMTKIYEDLSATFEASGMQNAENQEIFRKHGKDFPERLKNGGFEVAIIDLAKEVGNLAAAKYGLGENELIYLCKRKA